The Lactuca sativa cultivar Salinas chromosome 2, Lsat_Salinas_v11, whole genome shotgun sequence genome includes the window AGTCCAAAAAATTAAAGATATGTTTTGAATTCAAATATATCATCAAATACACGACATTAATTGTGTCATTAAAGCATCCATTTaaattcaaatatatttataaattaataaatatttaaatagaaTGAATATTTTAGATATATAATAATAAACTCATTAATTAGTGAAATTATTATtggttaataaaaaaaataaaaatatcagaTAATGACATGctaaatttaaataattataaaatcttATATAATGACACATTGCAAAATCTTTGAAAAATTGAcaagtaataattttttttttcatttattagaaatgatagacaaataattaaaataataatcaaaaggtTTCAGAAAATGGCAACATTGAAATTCTTTTGATAAAATTGTTTCCGACTTGAAAAAgaaaagttataaaaataatatttgattgGTTAAAAAAAATCCCAAACATCCctttaaaaacataataaaacaatatcaaataagaaaaaacaaataatatatgACTTTCTTCTCAACCCTTGCGCTTCTTAATTATTCAATCATAAAAAAATTACACAACGGAAAATAGTAGAAACGACACTCTTTCTGTCTCGTCGGTTTCCTTTTACACAACAGTCCTCTCCTCAAGCCCCCAAGAACCAGACCACTTCCCCCAATTCACCCTTCATCAATGACATCGATTAAATCTCCTTCAAATCTCATGCTCGATATGAAAAAGCTCTATATCTTCTTCATGGAGTTTTCATTTGCTTTCTAATTTCTTAAATTTCTTGAAAAACATCAAGCACTTTAATTCCCGATCATCACTACCACCATCTGGATCTGGATAAAAGAGGGAATCGGGTAAACGGGTGTTCGTGTCTGGTATTGATTCTCTCTAGGGTTACTAGCCAGTTTGACATCTGATCTGTACACCCAATTTTGGCAAAGAAAAATGCTGTCTTTTTGGTTCTTTTCTTCTTTTGCATctcacaaaattaattgtttccATTCATAGAAAACCCTTGATTTGAACCCTGGGTTATTCCTGTTTTTTTGACAACTTCCACTGGGATTTGGATGAAATATTCCCAAAAGTAGTATTGCCTGGACtggaagtatatatatatatatatataatgatggcTAGGGAAAAAGTACAGATCAAAAAAATTGACAATGCTACAGCAAGAAGGGTGACTTTCTCCAAGAGGAGAAGAGGGTTATTCAAGAAAGCTGAAGAGCTTTCTGTACTTTGTGATGCTGATGTTGCTGTCATCCTCTTCTCCTCTAATGATAAGCTCTTTCAATATTCAAGCTCAAGGTACCTAGGGTTATGTGTGTGTATTTTTACGTGTGTCAGAGTGTGGTTTTATGGATATATGTATGTGAATGTTTCATGATTCTTCTCATATTCGCTTCTTTAATTTTGGATCGTAGGGTTTGTCACGAGTTCCTGCAATTAGTGTTCTATATTTGATTGTTTGATTTGTATATGTGTTTTTAGTATTTCTTTATTGGAATTCTAATTAGAGGTCTAATATAGTTAGAGTTTAGGCAAAGACACAGAAGAAATAAACTCCAGTCACATGGTCATCACATGTTGCGTATACTCACCTTTTTTGTTAGGTTGCAGTAATATCAAGTTTCTAAAACGTATTATTTTGTTATGACATATGTGTACCCTAAGAATTCTTATTTAATGTAGTTCTTTGTGTATATAAGGGAATTTTGTAGGTAGTTTATTAGTGTTTCACTCAAGCGTTTATGGGTCTTGTTTGGATCATCAAATTTTTtgcatatatttattttaatatattaaccaCACGAGTACAAAGTTCTTAAAAATAACAATATGTACTTTACACATGGTTTAAGAAAGTGTGTGCTATTTGTCAAGTACTTGAGCATCCTTGGATAAAGAAATTAACACTAGAAGAATCTTGTGGTTTCAAACCATAGGTAAGTAAGTAATTTTAATCTAGAAAACTTAAATACAATGAAAATAGCGATGATGTAGTTTTCATGGAAATTAAAAGAGGATGCAAATAAGACGCTAAAGAATACTGCAACTTATAACCATAGaaattagaaacacccacaaGACTAGAATTTCAATCTTCATATATAACTACTCCAGCAACAGAAACACTTGCATACTGGACCTAACAAAACATCTCTAGGGTATACAATATTAACAAACAGAAGCTTTACTATTGAAATTAAATGAAACCACCATAGCTAGGTTAACTACATCCAGACGATGTCTTTGATaccttattttttatttaatacatTTTGTCTTTCTCGTCTCTCTAGCAGCATGGATGAAGTAATCGAAAGGCGTAGCTTGCACTCAAAAAATCTTGAGAAGTTAAACCAACCATCCCTTGAGTTGCAGGTAATTAAGCCTAGTCTTTTACTCcattatatttaatttctctcTGTCCTCAACAGTTATATCACCATTCGTGTGTTTCTTTTCAAGTCTTTGGAGGAAGGTTGTGACCAGGGTTTAGCCGAGTTGAACCATGGAAATTAAGGACCCTTTCAAAAATATAAGTGAAAgggtatatatatacatagactTTCCTTCAAAAACCCTAAGATGAGGAGTCTTGCTATACTAAGATCTCTAGCTTGTGTCACCCAACTtcattttgctataattaattcACATCGCTTCTCATTTTATCATGTTTAGCAAGTCCTAATTCTAGAATCTATAACTTGATTTTGCTTCACATTAATTATCATAATTGTGGTTTGGATTTTAATATCTTTCTTTGCAGCTGGTTGAAGACACCAACTATGCCAACTTAAGCAAAGAAGTTGCCGAGAGAACCCTTCAGTTAAGGTACATTACAATAGGCATACATGCATACGCGTATGTTGATATAGGCATATAGCTATATGTATATACATGTGTGTACGCAatgtgtatgtataagagcatATATTTTTGTATGTACATATGTagaatgtgtatatatatatgtatttatgcatatgcatgcatgcatgtaaCTTCTGGATCTCGGGTGATTCTTTTTGTGTGAAACAGGCAGTTGAGAGGGGAGGAGCTTCAGGGTTTAAGTATTGAAGAGCTGCACCAGCTTGAGAAATCGCTTGAAGCTGGATTGAGCCGTGTTGTAGCCAAAAAGGTGCATTTGCTTTGTTTTAGTTATTGCTCTCCTTTATATCATAAAATTGCAACATTTTTGGGCTTTTAAAAATTTTCCAAGTTACAATTATATCTATTTTCTCATTGTCTTTTAAACAATATATTACATTTGACCGATAATCTAGCAAGCAATGTATTTGATCAAATAGGTGTTTGTTTTTTAAGAGGTAAAATGTCTGCATTATTTTACCAtgtctgtttgtttttttaaagtcTGCAGGCTAAAATTTATTctttattatctaaataaaataaaattaaatcatCACCTGCCATCAACTATACCTAAGTcattaccaccaccaccattatcATCTTCAAAAACCATCATGTTCCAAAAATTAATAAGAACCATGCTCAAATTGGAAATAAAATCAACAAAGAACAAGAAACAATCCAAAACAAAACAAatcggaaaaaaaaaacaaacaaaaaaattgaaaataaaacaagaaaaaagaaacaaattGAAAAAGAGGACGGACTGTAAAAGCTAAAGGTTAGAAACGTCTTTCAACTTTAGAAGTTATTTTTTACATCTTCCGGAAAAAACAGACCAAcatatgtttttatgttttttgtcTTCTGAAACACAATCTTTTCACATATGTTTGCTCGCGAGTGGTGAAAAAAatcctttccaaaaaaaaaaaaaacaccacatTAGTCTCATAAATCCtacttaataaatgaaaataattttgccacatgtcactctctcattaacttggacacatgtcattttttggtatttttgattaaatgttttttccatttgtcattttcttattttttattttttcttaattaacacattatATTTGCACCTCAATTAATAATtaccttaattgaaaataaccaataaattataatattactactcatataatatttaatatgtttccttttaaattcaaatttttaattttaaatttcaaatctaaaattttaaatttaaataaatttttgtttaaactttcatatttaattttttgttttatcgaacccgtataacatacgggtctcacacctagtttctAATGTATGAAAAAGACATCTTTTATCTAAAGAAAGGTAGATAATTTTTTCTTTAACTAGATTAACCCAAGAAATTTACAAAAGATTTACCATTGCAACTTACATAGGAATGAGCCTCTGGGTGTACGCTTATTTCTAGTTTTATTGTTCCAGGGCGAGGTTATTATGAATGAGATTAATCATCTTCAAGAGAAGGTCAGAACTCAGAACTCAAAACTCAAACTTTATGATTACAATTTCACGTTGCTTAACAATAAACGATCTAAGCTTGTTCATATCAAACAAGTCATTACCATTTAGTGACAAAAAAGTGTACATAACGAAAGGACATCTAGTGATGCCTTTTGGCATTACAAAGATAGTTTTTGTAGTAATATAAAATCCTGCTTAAAGTCATTAAAACTTGCATGCAGGAAGTGAAACTCATGGAGGAGAACAACAAACTAAGACAAGAAGTATGAATCAAGCTCTCCAAACATTTCTTTTTGAGTAAACATATCAAAGAACACCATCAAACTTTAATTTAGCAACCCATGCCCCTTTCAAAAACGAAGTGATTAATCACATTCTTAACATACTAAGTTTGATCTTTTTTGTATGGTTGCTAAAGTTGGTTGGTT containing:
- the LOC111883411 gene encoding MADS-box protein JOINTLESS isoform X1, encoding MMAREKVQIKKIDNATARRVTFSKRRRGLFKKAEELSVLCDADVAVILFSSNDKLFQYSSSSSMDEVIERRSLHSKNLEKLNQPSLELQLVEDTNYANLSKEVAERTLQLRQLRGEELQGLSIEELHQLEKSLEAGLSRVVAKKGEVIMNEINHLQEKEVKLMEENNKLRQELLKISNAWKLTGGYSGDDGDSSESTNISNSTGPPQDYESSGTSLKLGLPYSG
- the LOC111883411 gene encoding MADS-box protein JOINTLESS isoform X3, coding for MMAREKVQIKKIDNATARRVTFSKRRRGLFKKAEELSVLCDADVAVILFSSNDKLFQYSSSSSMDEVIERRSLHSKNLEKLNQPSLELQLVEDTNYANLSKEVAERTLQLRQLRGEELQGLSIEELHQLEKSLEAGLSRVVAKKGEVIMNEINHLQEKEVKLMEENNKLRQELLKISNAWKLTGGYSGDDGDSSESTNISNSTGPPQDYESSGCLTLADESS
- the LOC111883411 gene encoding MADS-box protein JOINTLESS isoform X2 is translated as MMAREKVQIKKIDNATARRVTFSKRRRGLFKKAEELSVLCDADVAVILFSSNDKLFQYSSSSMDEVIERRSLHSKNLEKLNQPSLELQLVEDTNYANLSKEVAERTLQLRQLRGEELQGLSIEELHQLEKSLEAGLSRVVAKKGEVIMNEINHLQEKEVKLMEENNKLRQELLKISNAWKLTGGYSGDDGDSSESTNISNSTGPPQDYESSGTSLKLGLPYSG